One Gossypium hirsutum isolate 1008001.06 chromosome A08, Gossypium_hirsutum_v2.1, whole genome shotgun sequence genomic window, ttttttgtaatatattattaatttcaactaatttctttttaattatcgtattttttgtaaattttatttttataattttttataatttatatttttttctagattatatatattttcctaattgttatatatttatttttgtttcatgttTTTTAATGAGTATATATGTTTAATGAAAgaaactatttatttttttacataaaatctcCACTTTGTGATTGGTCATTAGATTCTTTTTAACGTCTgtcaaaaaatgaattaaaaaatataacgaAAGCATATCTTAGATTCAAATTGAGAAgtgattgatattttaaatatcaattagtaataaaaaaaatttagatatcaaaataGAAAATTGAGTATAATTCAAAGTCCAAATTGTAAAGTAAGCCAATTATATAATGTGAAGGATCCATTTAAAAACCTGAACTGAAGGTCCACACTGATCCACTATATGATAACAGGATTTTCCATCAATTTGTTAGttatagagttttttttttttgttaaaatatagcATAAGGACCTTAactctttataaattttagaattcagtctttttattttttagattttaattaatacaattaaaattattttgtcaaattttagtttattaCAAAGTCATCTTTTTAGTTATATGACTATGAAGTAaggttttttattttcaaatgtcacatcaataaattttttaaaaaatatttgtattaataattgaacttaaattttaaaaattttaaaaaataaagagattaaatttgtaaaagtaaaGATATAAGGATTAAGTTGTAAATTTGTGTAACCAGTTCCCCACCTTCGTTGAATATGATAATCGagtaaaaattcaaattcatgatatttttttcaggaagaaaatattaaactttaaaattccCCCAGAATAAACAGATGGAAAGGCAACATCCAATGAAAAACAAGCAAGAGACGTGTGTTAATCCCAACCAGTCCCGTTACTGCAAAAACAAGTGGATAAAATTGGAGCAAACATTTTAATATCAAAACTGCCACTATGCCCATCTGAACCAGCTTCCTCTTCTTCGTAACAACAAGAAACCAAACCACTACCTGTAAATGGCAGTGCCTTCACTCTCCTCTTTATCCATCAACCCTCTAATTagtatttcttcttcttcttcttcttcaaaagcTTCATCCCGCCATCTTCCCTCATTCTCAAAACGTTTTGGCGTCTATTGCCAGGTTAATAATTCAGAAATCAAAGCTCGAATTAGCGGTGAGTAAATGATATCTTGATTCTGCTTGTTCGTTtcatcaattattattattattattattattattattattatcatttttaggtACTCAATTTTAACATAGTTTTCCTTTGAAAAAGGAAGATTGTTCCAACAATACGTATGAAGTTAGGGATGCTAAGTTTAAGATCTGGAAACCCTTGCTTTCAACAGCATTGGCAGCAGCCATAGTTGTTTTGGCTCTGATATCTCTGCTATGGCTGAACTTAATAAGTTTGAGGCAGAAACTCGTGGTGAATTTGGTATCGGATCTGCTGCACAGTTTGGTTCTGCGGATTTGAAGTGCGTTTTATTACAACATCTAAATTATATGCTCAACATCTCTGTTTTTGGTTTAGGAAGGGTTTGATTTTCTGTCTTATGTCGTGCAGAAAAGCTGTTCACGTGAACGAAAATTTCAGGTAACTTTTCAAAGTAAAGAATTTCAATTACTTCTTGGCAATCAAACTGAGGATTCACTAGTGCTCATAATCAATCCGAAATCTAAATGGTTGAAACAGAAGGGCAAACTTCACATCTGCTGATATGAGGGAATCTGATTTCAGTGGTTCAACCTTCAATGGTGCATACCTTGAGAAAGCAGTTGCATACAGAGCAAATTTCACAGGTAAATTTTCTGCCAAACGAAATTAGTTTACTTCATCCATGATAATTTGTAACACATACAAGTACACATAATGACAATTTTTTTTCCATCAAATCAAACAAAACTAAATGAAAATTATAATCTATTTGTAACTCATGAAATTATCTAGAAGCTCGAACTTGCCCAACTTTGGAGAAAAGTCTTCTCTCTTTTCCTTTTGTTTGTATCCCTGGTTGTGCTAGACCTGGAGGCGCTTCTCTTTTTACTCCTTGGGCTATTTGGTACCCTCTTTTCTGTAGTATTTGGACATTGGCTTGATAAGCTTTCAGAGTTCTGGCGAGAATTTGTGGAGAATCTTTCTGAATCACTTTGTGCTTCAAGTAAGGGATCTTCTGCATCAGACAGCTTATGACTAAATCCTTTCAGCTTAAAACTAGTTGATTCCAAGATACCCTCCTCCCTATTTGGGGAACCCCTTCCTCTATAGCCATTGGGAGAACCAGAAGTTGAATCTATTGTGTCGAGTGGAGACGTGAAGTTGGATGCTATTTCCTCTGTTAAATCCATAGCTTCATGCTCAGAAGTTTCTGATAGATCATTAAACTCCACTGAGCCTCTAACCTTTGGCATATCCCTTCCTTCTTCTGATGAAataaggctaatgttgttacaCAGGAATAATGGCGTCCCTAGATATCAAACCGTACCCGGACTCCAATTCATCTTTATACTGAAGGTTCCGCTTCCATTGATTTTATCGATTCAAGTTTTTTCTCATCATAACTGGGGCTAGAGTATTGACCTTCAGAGCATGGAGTTTGAAACTTTGTTGGTGGAGTAGGAAAATCCCGGACAGCCACGACCCTTTTGTGGGGTTTATAGCCTTTAGGCAAAACTTTCTCAGGTGATTCCGAAGCTTCATCATCTGAAATTGTGAACACGTCAATGGGATTCGGATTTGGGGTACCTTCAGAAATTGTGACCGCGTCAATGGGATTCGGATTTAGGGTACCCAAAGCTTCGTCATCTTTTCTTTCGACTCCCTTCGGGGAAATAGATTGAAGCGCATTATAAAGTGGCGAAACCACCAAAGCCTCAGGTTCTGATGAACAATAAGACGAGGTAGGGCTAGACGTCTCCGAGTCATCTAAATGATGTGCGCATTCGTATGCAAATCTCTGCCACAGAGCAAAATCCTTAGGAAAATCATATCCAGCTTTTCTTTCTATTTGTTCTCCCAAAGTTTCTTCGGGAAGAGCACGATTGTTTTGCGAGACCATTGTCGGTTGTGGGTGATTTCAGTACTGAGGGtaatttgaaaaaggaaaatcaaTATGAATATATAAGAGAAGATAGCTACAAAACCGGAAACAAAAGGCAAAAACCTTGATTAATCTTTAAAGTTGAAAGAAAAGCAAAAGGCATACCTCGGGATTTAGGGTTAACAAGATATCGGTGAAGGCAATGAAACGTTATATAGACCTTACGTTCCTTGTGTTGCAAGTAGGTTTTAGAGTGTTGGGTTAATGTTAGAATCATAGTCGGTATTGGAATCAGATTaactcgagaccctaaaacaatTCAAATTAAATCGGTATCTACcataattatgtttattataGTAATGCAAGAACTTTAACGTGGAAAagctttaaattaatttatttattattatgtttccaATCTacgttaattattttaaattaaattatagatttaaattttaaaagtgtatcatttatatatttgtaatttattctctatattttttatttttaaaattttagtttttctgtTTTAGACTTTAAGAATttatgttcaattttttattaaatttatttatgcgatattctaattttaaaaaaatgccaGACCTAAATCCAACACATTCTTAAAATTCAAGTAcgtattttaattaaaataaaatatttagattaaataataGTACTATAAATGTTGAGGTAttgctaaaatttaatttttaataaatactaATCTTAATTTTGAACTGGAATCAAAATTAGATCATTTTTATAAGTAAAGGGGCCAGAGTTTAAATTGAACTAGTATGTTAGCAATGTAAatgcatataaaaataatagttgaattttaaattagtatttcCTTTTAATTAAAGTGATATTTCACAATTCTACAGGTGCTGATCTTAGTGACACATTAATGGATCGCATGGTAAAGTTTTCCAAACTTTGGTCTCTCATCATTTGAGCAGATGTTTGGGTAATAAATAAAGAAGTTGAAAAAATTGATTTGGTTCAGGTTCTCAATGAGGCTAACCTTACAAATGCTGTGCTAGTAAGATCAGTCCTCACCCGAAGTGATCTGGGTGGTGCCCTGATTGAAGGCGCAGATTTCAGTGATGCTGTTATTGATCTTCCTCAAAAGCAGGTACTTAATtctttacattattttttttctttatgtatATCTTCCATTTCTATGCATGAAATACTATAAAATGGGATTgactatatattttatttattaatgattaaACAATAATATCTGAATAGTGAATATTAAcggcttataaatatattcttaaaaaatttatttaaataattatcataaaattaatttatatttattagtaaattttaattaaatattatataagttgatttttggaacTCGGTACTCAATTTGAATTTAAGGTAAAAATATCTTTCCAATctctaaaaatttcaaatttaagtaAATTGATCCCTCTCAAAAAAAATTGGAGCAATTTAAGTCCTATTAATTTTGGAAGCAAGTAagtaaggacaattaatcacgatgttaatatttttttgtcaattgtaCCTAATTTTGATTGgtgtaataacaaatttagttttcGATGTTTATTTGTCTTGTGTAAATGTTGGCCGAATGTGTAAATTTTGCaagttaaaatttgataaatcaatACCAACATgacaaaatgtgtaaatgttgtaggttaaatttgttaaattaagaccaaattgacaaaatgtgtaaacttttaaagttaaattggttattatatcaataaaaatatgtacaattgaCAAAAAAGGGTTGTGATTAATTGTATTTAATTGCTCACATTTGAAATTGATATTGATCAAAttgctctaatttttttaaagggactaatttgcttAATATTGATTGAGAGGGGCTAAAGAGGTATTTTTACCAAAGTTTAATCATGAAATTGGATTTACACTGCTATTGATGTGTACTAGGTTGACACGGCCATTGAGTTCTTTATCAGTGGGGACGTTGCCGTTACCGCAAAATAGCAAACGCAACACCGCCATTACTAGATAAATATTTAAGCTTTTGTTCTGCCCTAAAAGCAGAGCCAGTAAGAGATAACCATCAGTTTAAATTAGGGGAAAAGCAGGGTCGGTGATGATTTCATGGATTCATTTTTGTGTCACTCAAGATAGTTAATGTGCTCTAGTTCAAGAACA contains:
- the LOC107931696 gene encoding thylakoid lumenal protein TL20.3, chloroplastic translates to MAELNKFEAETRGEFGIGSAAQFGSADLKKAVHVNENFRRANFTSADMRESDFSGSTFNGAYLEKAVAYRANFTGADLSDTLMDRMVLNEANLTNAVLVRSVLTRSDLGGALIEGADFSDAVIDLPQKQALCKYANGKNPITGVSTRASLGCGNSRRNAYGSPSSPLLSAPPQKLLDRDGFCNKDTGLCESK